TCCGTGGCCACCTGCTTCATCGACTGCGCGGTAAACAGGCGGTGCATCGGCAGGCCGCCGCGCTGGACCTCGGCGGCCAGCGCGTCGCGCCCGGCCTCCAGGTATTCCTCGCGGCGCTCCTTGGCAAACCACTGGCGGATCTTCGCCTTGGCGCGCGGGGAAACCACGAACTCCTGCCAGTCGCGCGAGGGACCGGCGTTCTGGTCCTTGCTGGTGAAAATCTCCACGCGGTCGCCGGACTTGAGCTTGGACTCGAGCGCCACGAGCTTGCCGTTGATCTTCGCGCCGATGCAGCGGTGGCCCACCTCGGTGTGCACCGCGTAGGCGAAGTCCACCGGGGTGGAGTTGATCGGCAGGTTGACCACGTCGCCCTTCGGCGTGAACACGAAGATCTGCTTGCTCGTGAGGTCGTAGCGCAGGCTGTCGAGGAACTCGTTCGGGTCCGCGGCCTCCTTCTGCCAGTCGAGCAGCTGGCGCATCCAGGCCATCTGGTCGACCTCGGCCTGCTCCCCGCCCTGGTGGCCCTTGGTTTCCTTGTAGCGCCAGTGCGCGGCGATGCCGAACTCGGCGTTGTAGTGCATCTCGTGCGTGCGCACCTGGACCTCGAGCGGCTTGCCGCCCTCGGCCATGACGGTCGTGTGCAGCGACTGGTACACGCCGAACTTCGGGCTCGAGATGTAGTCCTTGAACCGGCCCGGCATCGCCGCGTAAATCGAGTGAACCACGCCGATGGCCGCGTAGCAGTTGTTCACCGAGTCCACCAGCACGCGGATGCCCACGAGGTCGAAGATCTCCTCGAAGTCCTTCCCGCGCACGATCATCTTCTGGTAGATCGACCAGTAGTGCTTCGGGCGGCCCATGACCTCCGCCTCGATGTGGTTTTCCTTCAGCGCCGACTGGAGCTGGGCGATGATCTCCTTCAGGTAGCGGTCGCGCGAGGGCGCCCGGTCCGCGACGAGGCGGACCACCTCCTGGTACTTCTTCGGGTACAGGATCGCGAACGAAAGGTCCTCGAGCTCCCACTTGATGCTCGCCATGCCCAGGCGGTGCGCCAGCGGCGCGATGACCTCGAGGGTCTGCCGCGCCTTCTTGGCCTGCTTCTCCGGCGGGAGGAAGCGCATCGTGCGCATGTTGTGCAGGCGGTCGGCGACCTTGATCACCAGCACGCGGGGGTCCTGGCTCATGGCCACGATCATCTTGCGGATGGTCTCCGCCTCCGCAGCGGCTCCCAGTGCCACCTTGTCCAGCTTGGTCACGCCATCGACAAGACGGGCGACCTCCTCGCCGAAGTCGGCGCTGAGGTCGTCGAGGGAATAGTCGGTGTCCTCCACGGTATCGTGCAGCAGCGCCGCGACGAGCGTGGTGGTGTCCATGCCGATCTCCGCGGCGATTGTGGCCACGGCCAGCGGGTGCGTGATGTACGGGTCCCCGGACTTGCGGTAGACCCCCTCGTGGAGGCGCTCTGCGGTGGAGTAGGCCTTCTCCAAAATCGCCGCGTCCGCCTTGGGGTGGAACTCGCGGTGGATGCTCAGCAGCGGCTCGAGGACGGGGTTGACCTTGACTCGGTTGCCCGTCAGGCTGCGTGCGAGGCGAGCAGACATGCTGCGCATGGGGTTCTGCTGTTTGACCGAACGATTATTCGTCATTGTGTGCTCCCTCGTTCACGTACCGCCGCGCGGTGTGCGCGCGACCCATCACCCCGGCGTCACTCGGGCCTTAGGTTCATTGTAGACAGCGCCGCCGCGGCCGTTCGCTTTTCGCTTCTTCGCTTATCGACGCCTCTCGGCGCCAAACCCTATTGGTTGACGACGTAGACCGGCTTGTCGGGAGCCTTTCGCGCCCGCCGAGCCCATCGACTTCGAGGACCACTCCGTAGCCCACGACGCTACCACCGCAGCGCTCGATGAGCTTGCGGGCCGCCACGAGGGTCCCGCCGGTGGCCAAAACGTCGTCGATGAGCACCACGCGCTGACCGGCGAGATCGAGGGAGTCCGCGGGCAGCTCGAGCGCCGCGGTGCCGTACTCGAGGGCGTACTCCTCGGAGACGACCGGCGGCGGGAGCTTCCCGCGCTTGCGGATGGCGAGGATGCCGTTGGCGGTCCGGTAGGACACCGCGGAGCCGAGCAGGAAGCCGCGGGCGTCGAGGCCGCCGATGAGGGTCGCCTCGCACTCCATGGCGAACTCGGCGAGCTCGTTGACGATCAGCCGGAAGGCCAGGCCATCGGCGAGCACCGGGGTGAGGTCCTCGAACAAGACCCCCTCCACCGGGAAGTTGGGCACGAGCCTCGTCTTCTTGGCCAGCGCGTCCTTCGCCGACGTGAAGGATGACTGAATGGTCATGTGTGTACGCTCCTTGCGCGTGTCGTCAAATACGCTCGATGCACCTCGAGCGCGCCCCCAAGAATCCTAGTGAATGGGTGGTTTCCAAGGAGCGAATTGGGCCTACTTCTTCGCCGAGTACTTCCATTTGTTCATGTTCCACCCGATGCCCGAGGTGTCGGTGTTGGCCACCACGTTCTCCACGCCCTTGTGAGTCACGAACACCCGCGGCTGCGAGGCGAGCGGGATGGTTTCCACCCGATCCCAGGAGTCGGTCTCCGCGGCGCGGATGCCCTGGATGTCGGTGCTCGCCGGGGCGATCGTGGGGAACTCCGACATCGGGTCGACGGCCTGGATGAACGCGTCGGCGCTGCCGGGGACGAAGGTCTCCGCTCCCCCGGCGTCGACGGAGGTCTTGCTCAGGTTGCCGAGCGAGGAGGCGTCGGCCGAGGCGTCCACGACCGTGATACCCGCCGACTGGCAGGTGCGGTTCATGTCCTCAACCATGGCGGCGAATCTTTCGTTCGGGCCCGAGTATCCCACCCGGATGGTCTGTCCGCGCAGGGGTGCCGCCGCCTCGAGGTTCACCGCGAGGTGGGGGTCGGTGATGTCCTTCATCTGGCTGGCCGCGGGGTCGGTGGCGCGTACCACCCGGGTCGCGACCGGTTGGACGTCGACGCCGGACTTCTCGAAGGAGACCGACGCGATGGAGGCCTGGTCGATGCAGGCGGCGAACGCCTGGCGTGCCGCCTTGTCGTAGAAGACGCCAGCGTTGCTCAAGAAGAGCTGTTCGGTGAGCACGCCCGCCTCGGACTCCACGTGATAGGGATTGTTGGTGTCCTCGGTGTTGATCCAGTCGAGGGCGGAGGTGGACGCCGCCTCCGCCACCTGCAGGCCTTCGCCGTCGGCGAGGTCCTTGAGGCTCTTGCTGTTGGGCCAGACCGTGAGTGTGTCCAGTTCGGCCTTCTCCCCGACGTAGGCGTCGTTGCGCTTCAAGACCACCTGGCCCTCAGAGCCCACGGAGTCGATCTTGTAGGGACCGGTGGACACCTGCAGCGTCGGATCGAAGTTGCTTAAGTCGAAGCCGTGCTTCCAGATCTCGGCCACCGGGGCGAGCGCATCCTCGTCCTTGTTGCTGGCGGCCGCGTTGAGTTCCTCGAGGCTCATTCCGGCCTTCTCCGCGATCGCGTGGGCGGGCATGAGCACGCCGGGGCCGAACAGCTGGCGCCAGCGGGCGCCGAAGCCCTCCTTGAACACGACGGTGGCCTGCTTCGAGCCGGGGGTGCACTCGACCCGGTCGACCTGCTGCATGAGCGGCAGGTGGGAGTCGAAGAGATCGGGAAGGCTGCCGGCGGTGAAGGCGAGGAGGTAGGAATCGCAGGTTACGGGCTTGCCGTCGGAGTAGTTGGCGTCCTGGGAGATGTTGTAGATCACCCGCTGGGTGGCCCCGGGCAGGACCTGGGTGTTGACGAAGTCCGAGTTGGGGATGAGCTGCCCCTTCGGCCCGGGCACGTGCGCCGAGGGATACAGGCGACCGGCCAGCACCTGAGCGTTGGTGCTCACGCCCACGTTGGTGCCCGCGTTGGTGGTCACGAGTTGCTCGTTGACCGCGTAGCCGAAGGCGGCGGCCTCGTCGCTGCTGCCGGAGCCAGAACCGGTGGAGCAGGCGGCAGCCCCCACGGCGAGCGCGCAGAGAGAGGAGAAGACCGCCAAACGCACGGAAGCGGAGCTAGGTCGAATCATTGTCACCATAACTTGGGTCGATGTGAGCCTGAGGGATTCCTCGTAGAGAGGCCGTACCCCTTCTACGGTATCGGATACTTAAAAAAGTATAAAACCCGTGACGCGTCCCGTTAAATCCCCAGTGTGGCCCACGACATACACGCACCCCACCTCCGTGATCGGAGATGGGGTGCGATGCTTTAGGTGTCGGAAAGCGAAATGCTTTTAGCGGTTGGGACGCCAGGAGGCACCGGTCGAGCGCGGCGTCTGGGTAGAATCCACCCGGCGCTTCGGCTGTTCCTTGGGCTCCTCCGGCTCCTCGTCCGCGGGTGCGCGGTGCTCGGGGTCGCGGAAGGCGGCAACCTTCTCGTTGTGGGCCTTTGTCTCCTTCGTGCGGTTCTTCAGGCTGACCAGGATCGGCGTGGCCAGGAACACCGAGGAGAACGTACCCTCGATGACGCCGATGAGCTGCACGAGCGCCAGGTCCTTCAGCGTGCCCACGCCCATGAGCCACACGGCGACGATCATGAGCGCCAAGATCGGCAGGGCGGAGATGACGGTGGTGGAGATCGAGCGCATGACCGTCTGGTTGATGGCCAGGTTCGCGTGCTCGGCGTAGGTGCGGCGGGTGTTGCCCAGGTAGCCTGCCGTGTTCTCACGCACCTTGTCGAAGACGATGACGGTGTCGTAGAGGGAGAACGCCAGGACCGTGAGCAGGCCGATGACGGTGGCCGGGGTGACCTCGAAGCCGACGAGCGCGTAGATGCCCGAGATGGCGATGAGGTCGACCAGGAGCGCGGCGATCGCGGCGACGGCCATCTCGCGCTGGAGGCGCACGGCGATGTAGACGAACACCGCGCCCAAGAAGACCAGCATCGAGATGATCATGCGGTTGGTGATCGTCGAGCCCCACGACTCGGACACCGTCGAGTCGCCGATGACGTCCGGGGTCTGGGTGCCGGCCGCGTCGACCGGCTTGTAGGCGTCGTACATCGCCGAACGGGCGGCGTCGATCTGCTCCTCGCTCAGGCGAACGGAGCTGATCTCCAAGATGCGGGAGTCACCCGAGCCGACGATCTGCACCGACTCCGGGGTGACCCCGGTGGCGTCGGTGAAGGTCTGGGAGACCTCGCTGGTGGTGAGGTCCGAGGCGGGCAGGTTCATCTTCGTTCCGCCCACGAAGTCGATGCCGAGGGTGAATCCCCGCAGCGCGATCGCGAGGATGCACACCACGATGACGCCCGCGGCGATCGAGTACCACGTGCGGCGGCGGCCGACGAAGTCGAGCCCACCCTCGCCGGTGTACAGCTTGTTCAAAACTCCAGTGTTGCTCATGATGGGTTACTCCTCCTCTCCTTCTGCCTTTTCTGATGACTCTTTTGCCTCTTGTGCCTTTTCAGCCTTTTCTGCCTCTGCCGCCGGAGTCTTTTCGGTCTCCGCCGCGGGCGCTGCCTTATGCTCGCGGGCAACGGCCATGACCCTACCCAGGCCGTTGGCGCTGGGCTTGGAGGTCCACGGCTTGCGGGAGGCCAGCACCACCAGCGGCGCGGTCACAAGGAAGGTAACCACGATGTCGAACAGGGTGGTCAGCCCCAGCGTGAAGGCGAAGCCCTTCACCTCACCGACGGCGAGGATGTAGATGACCACGGCCGCGATGAGGGTCACCGCGTTACCGGTGATGATGGTCTGCTTAGCGCGGTCCCAGCCACGCGGCACGGCCGAGCGGAAGGTGCGGCCCTCGCGGACCTCGTCCTTGATCCTCTCGTAGAGGACCACGAAGGAGTCCGCGGTGGTGCCGATACCGATGATGAGGCCGGCGATGCCCGCCAGGTCGAGCGAGTAGCCGATCCAGCGGCCGAGCAGGACGAGCGCGCCGTAGACCAGCGCGAACGAGGCCACCAGCGAGAACATCGAGATGAAGCCGAAGAAGCGGTAGAAGAACAGCGAGAACGCCGCCACCGCGAGCAGGCCCACGAGGCCCGCGATGAGGCCCGCCTGGAGAGAGGCGATACCCAGCGAGGCGGGAACGGTGATCGCGGTGCCGCCGGACTCGCCGTTCTCACCCGCGAAGCTGAGCGGCAGCGCGCCGTACTTGAGGTTGTTGGCCAGCTCCTGGGCCTCGGTCTGGGTGAAGTCGCCGGTGATCGCCGTCGCGGAGCCGACCGGGGTGGCCGACTGGATGACCGGCGCGGAGATGATCTGGGAGTCCAGCGTGATGGCGACCT
This is a stretch of genomic DNA from Corynebacterium vitaeruminis DSM 20294. It encodes these proteins:
- a CDS encoding RelA/SpoT family protein — translated: MTNNRSVKQQNPMRSMSARLARSLTGNRVKVNPVLEPLLSIHREFHPKADAAILEKAYSTAERLHEGVYRKSGDPYITHPLAVATIAAEIGMDTTTLVAALLHDTVEDTDYSLDDLSADFGEEVARLVDGVTKLDKVALGAAAEAETIRKMIVAMSQDPRVLVIKVADRLHNMRTMRFLPPEKQAKKARQTLEVIAPLAHRLGMASIKWELEDLSFAILYPKKYQEVVRLVADRAPSRDRYLKEIIAQLQSALKENHIEAEVMGRPKHYWSIYQKMIVRGKDFEEIFDLVGIRVLVDSVNNCYAAIGVVHSIYAAMPGRFKDYISSPKFGVYQSLHTTVMAEGGKPLEVQVRTHEMHYNAEFGIAAHWRYKETKGHQGGEQAEVDQMAWMRQLLDWQKEAADPNEFLDSLRYDLTSKQIFVFTPKGDVVNLPINSTPVDFAYAVHTEVGHRCIGAKINGKLVALESKLKSGDRVEIFTSKDQNAGPSRDWQEFVVSPRAKAKIRQWFAKERREEYLEAGRDALAAEVQRGGLPMHRLFTAQSMKQVATELHYPDVDALYTAIGSGSVSAQHVANRLMAAFGDADEAEDTLVSRTPFSELVGQKQQVSDENGILVEGSPDVMAKLAKCCMPVPGDDIFGFVTRGGGVSVHRTDCTNADKLRDEPERLISVSWAAEGGSVFAATLQLEALDRNGLLMELTRVINEQKVSVVSMNSHASEDHVATVRFTFSVSDTKQLGALMTQLRNTEGVFDVYRVTTGG
- the secF gene encoding protein translocase subunit SecF: MSNTGVLNKLYTGEGGLDFVGRRRTWYSIAAGVIVVCILAIALRGFTLGIDFVGGTKMNLPASDLTTSEVSQTFTDATGVTPESVQIVGSGDSRILEISSVRLSEEQIDAARSAMYDAYKPVDAAGTQTPDVIGDSTVSESWGSTITNRMIISMLVFLGAVFVYIAVRLQREMAVAAIAALLVDLIAISGIYALVGFEVTPATVIGLLTVLAFSLYDTVIVFDKVRENTAGYLGNTRRTYAEHANLAINQTVMRSISTTVISALPILALMIVAVWLMGVGTLKDLALVQLIGVIEGTFSSVFLATPILVSLKNRTKETKAHNEKVAAFRDPEHRAPADEEPEEPKEQPKRRVDSTQTPRSTGASWRPNR
- a CDS encoding ABC transporter substrate-binding protein yields the protein MIRPSSASVRLAVFSSLCALAVGAAACSTGSGSGSSDEAAAFGYAVNEQLVTTNAGTNVGVSTNAQVLAGRLYPSAHVPGPKGQLIPNSDFVNTQVLPGATQRVIYNISQDANYSDGKPVTCDSYLLAFTAGSLPDLFDSHLPLMQQVDRVECTPGSKQATVVFKEGFGARWRQLFGPGVLMPAHAIAEKAGMSLEELNAAASNKDEDALAPVAEIWKHGFDLSNFDPTLQVSTGPYKIDSVGSEGQVVLKRNDAYVGEKAELDTLTVWPNSKSLKDLADGEGLQVAEAASTSALDWINTEDTNNPYHVESEAGVLTEQLFLSNAGVFYDKAARQAFAACIDQASIASVSFEKSGVDVQPVATRVVRATDPAASQMKDITDPHLAVNLEAAAPLRGQTIRVGYSGPNERFAAMVEDMNRTCQSAGITVVDASADASSLGNLSKTSVDAGGAETFVPGSADAFIQAVDPMSEFPTIAPASTDIQGIRAAETDSWDRVETIPLASQPRVFVTHKGVENVVANTDTSGIGWNMNKWKYSAKK